The uncultured Methanobrevibacter sp. genomic sequence TATAATTAAAGTATGCTGAAAAAAATAGTAATACTTTTTATAAAAATAATACTACTTTGAAACATACTTTTTTAGAAAAAAATATTACTAAACAATAGTTAATGCATTAGGCACCTTCTTCAAAATGTTATCCCTGACAGGAATCATTGTTGATGAAGCAATTGAAAAGTCCGCATTATCTGCAGCTGCCTTATCATCAGTCTCAGCAATGATTGTGGCATCCAAAGCACTTTGAAGATTGTCAACAGTATTTTTCAATACCCAATCGTCTACATCTGAAATTATAATTTCATCAACATGCTTATCCAATTCATTTGCAATCACCCATGAAATAAACCTTCCTCCATGCAATGCAATAACATTCCCGTCAGCCAAATTCACAATATCCTCTAAAGTATGTCTTAACTCAATATTTTGATACATTCTTGAATTGACCAAAGTTGCCCAATGGGCATCACCAACATGATATGAACCGATTTTTCTAGGATATACATAATCCGGTCCCGCAATCTTAACCGCTGTTGCCAATGACAATAAATCTTGCTTCTGGACTGGAAGACCTCTGTTTGGAAATTCCTCATTAATGATTTGTATGATTCTTGGAAGACCGAATTTTCCCCTTCTTGCAGTGCCAGGCTCATAGCCACACATGTATCCATGATGATTTTTTGGAAATCCTGTGATTACCATGTTCAATCCAGATCTCAAACCTGCCCTGACTTCATGCTCATAAGCTCCATTAGTGGCAACAACCTTACCTGGAGACAATATTCTTGCAGCTGCAATTGTTTTTGCAAATGCCTCAGTGGTGTTTTCGCACCTGTTGAATGGACCTCCTTCAACAACTATGACATCTGCACCTATCTCAATTGATTTTTCAAATCCTGTAATCACCTCATCATATCCATCACCAACAAACATGATTGATTCCAATCCCCTACCATACTTTTTGGCAAGGTCTGCTATGTCCTTGGCTTCCCTTAATGGGGCAGCATGACCGTCACTGGTCTGTTCTGAGGTTACATTGACAGCAACTGATGATGACAGTTTGATCCATTCTTCCTTATCGTCCTTTTCGGCAAGTTCCTTATCGATCAACCTTTCATGAATCCTTCCACGTGGGCATTCTGTAAATGCAGGACCCTTGTTATAACATTCACCACCACATCCACTGATATATTTAGGGAGTCTCATCGCCCCGTTTTCACCGAAATGATCCAAATCAAGGGGAACATCAACTATTTCATGAACTTTCTGCATCACCTCAACGCCTCTCATGCCGAATTTTTCGGCAATGTCTGAAAAGGCATATGCACAGATATGAATAGGTGCTCCAATCATGTCGGCCAGTCGGCAATTGCCCAGCAATTCTTTTAGTTCCAAATCGGATGCACAGGTTCCTGCAACCACCTCCGTCAAATCACATCCCAGAGGGAATCTTTTGAATTGCATTCCCAAACGCATTGTCTCTTCCAGGGAAAGCTCTGAGATTGCATCAACAACAGTGGTTACATCCTTATCCATTTTTGATATTTCAATTGCTGATTCATCATCAAAAACTGCTTTTTTTATTAAGTCATACATGAAAATCTGCTCCATTTATGTTATATATATTATATTTTTCAGTAAAATCTTTAATAAATAAGTTTCGATTTAGGTATACCTAAAATAATAGTAAACATTATATATTATAAAATTAAAAGTATTACTTATTCCTATTTAAATAAATAAATAGTAATAACAGTAATACTAAAAATAGAAAAAATATAGTTAAGATAATACTTAACAAAGTAGAATATAAAGATTTAAATAATATGATTTTTTAAATATAATTTATTACTGCATGGAATAAAATTACCATAATTTGTAATAATAGCAAGTATATATTTAGACCATGCAGTAAAACTTTTTTAAATAAATTTATTTAAAAAAAAGTTACCAACTATTAAGGAGACAAAAATATGATT encodes the following:
- the hmdC gene encoding 5,10-methenyltetrahydromethanopterin hydrogenase cofactor biosynthesis protein HmdC, whose protein sequence is MYDLIKKAVFDDESAIEISKMDKDVTTVVDAISELSLEETMRLGMQFKRFPLGCDLTEVVAGTCASDLELKELLGNCRLADMIGAPIHICAYAFSDIAEKFGMRGVEVMQKVHEIVDVPLDLDHFGENGAMRLPKYISGCGGECYNKGPAFTECPRGRIHERLIDKELAEKDDKEEWIKLSSSVAVNVTSEQTSDGHAAPLREAKDIADLAKKYGRGLESIMFVGDGYDEVITGFEKSIEIGADVIVVEGGPFNRCENTTEAFAKTIAAARILSPGKVVATNGAYEHEVRAGLRSGLNMVITGFPKNHHGYMCGYEPGTARRGKFGLPRIIQIINEEFPNRGLPVQKQDLLSLATAVKIAGPDYVYPRKIGSYHVGDAHWATLVNSRMYQNIELRHTLEDIVNLADGNVIALHGGRFISWVIANELDKHVDEIIISDVDDWVLKNTVDNLQSALDATIIAETDDKAAADNADFSIASSTMIPVRDNILKKVPNALTIV